From the genome of Gracilibacillus salitolerans, one region includes:
- a CDS encoding DUF2621 family protein, translating into MSFNFMIFIVVWTFILLGLIAIGGYFMFRKFLKSLPKDDGKSDLDWEKYYIEQSKHLWRDDEKSFLEELVSPVPELFRDVARQKIAGKIGHLALEKNENKITQETLIQGYIMATPKRDHKFLRKKLKEKSIDIKQYEPYFQYSPEDYRNKKYAARTR; encoded by the coding sequence ATGTCTTTTAACTTTATGATATTCATCGTTGTATGGACTTTTATTTTATTAGGCCTGATAGCAATTGGTGGATATTTTATGTTTCGCAAATTTTTAAAAAGTTTGCCAAAAGATGATGGAAAATCTGATTTGGATTGGGAAAAATATTATATAGAACAATCGAAACATCTATGGAGAGATGATGAAAAGAGCTTTCTTGAAGAGTTAGTATCCCCAGTACCAGAATTGTTTCGTGATGTAGCCAGACAGAAGATTGCCGGAAAAATAGGTCACCTAGCTCTTGAAAAAAATGAAAATAAAATTACACAAGAAACATTAATTCAAGGTTATATTATGGCAACCCCCAAACGAGATCATAAATTTTTGCGAAAAAAACTAAAAGAAAAATCCATCGATATTAAACAATATGAACCATACTTCCAATATTCACCTGAAGATTACCGAAATAAAAAATACGCAGCAAGAACACGCTAA
- a CDS encoding ATP-binding protein: MLNYVDQPDSTSVNDEVEKNIMLSDLPKNILDKVESNGFDLICISDYSGKIEYISESVRRVLGFNKAQLTGKSVFRYIMRNDQKYVRKYFDINNSQEQKFYIHIRNQIGRFIVFETVLQVINWNGEKKILSLSRDISDKKQAEEMLIRSEKMSIAGQLAAGIAHEIRNPLTSLKGFVQLLQGGINSKEEYYKIMMDEIDKINTITSELLFISKPMTDDKNDENINKMLHDVMTLLKTQANLFDIDLVLEADDEDCIVYCDRSQIKQVFINLIKNAIEEMTDGGMIHVLIKNNEKECEIAIKDQGPGIPKHLIHKLKEPFFTTKKNGTGLGLMISNQIIDNHSGRLEIESENGQGSTFSIFLPFNEK; this comes from the coding sequence TTGCTTAATTATGTCGATCAGCCAGATAGCACTAGTGTTAATGATGAAGTTGAGAAAAACATCATGCTTTCTGATTTACCTAAAAATATCCTTGATAAGGTTGAATCTAATGGATTTGACCTCATATGTATAAGTGATTATTCCGGCAAGATTGAATATATTTCGGAATCTGTTAGAAGGGTGCTGGGCTTTAATAAAGCACAATTAACTGGTAAGTCAGTGTTTCGTTATATCATGCGTAATGATCAGAAATATGTCAGAAAATACTTTGATATAAATAATTCACAGGAGCAGAAATTTTATATACATATTCGTAATCAGATTGGCAGATTTATCGTCTTTGAAACGGTTCTTCAAGTAATTAATTGGAACGGAGAAAAAAAGATCTTGTCACTTTCTAGAGATATTTCTGATAAAAAACAAGCGGAGGAAATGTTGATACGATCTGAGAAAATGTCAATTGCAGGCCAATTAGCTGCGGGTATTGCTCATGAAATTAGAAATCCCCTTACTTCATTAAAAGGTTTCGTTCAGCTATTACAAGGGGGTATTAATAGTAAAGAAGAATATTATAAAATCATGATGGACGAAATCGATAAAATAAACACGATTACATCGGAGTTGTTGTTTATTTCTAAGCCAATGACAGACGATAAAAATGATGAGAATATAAATAAAATGTTGCATGATGTAATGACACTACTAAAAACCCAAGCTAACTTATTTGATATTGATTTAGTTTTAGAAGCAGATGATGAGGACTGTATTGTGTACTGTGATCGTTCACAAATCAAACAGGTTTTTATCAATTTAATAAAAAATGCTATTGAGGAAATGACAGATGGTGGAATGATACATGTTTTAATCAAAAATAATGAAAAAGAGTGTGAGATAGCCATAAAAGACCAAGGACCAGGTATTCCTAAGCATCTTATTCATAAATTGAAAGAGCCTTTTTTTACAACAAAAAAGAATGGTACCGGTTTAGGGTTAATGATATCTAACCAAATTATCGATAATCATAGTGGAAGATTAGAGATTGAATCGGAAAACGGTCAAGGAAGTACTTTTAGTATTTTTCTTCCATTTAATGAAAAATGA
- the acnA gene encoding aconitate hydratase AcnA, producing the protein MTNQNPFQAKKQFDLNGKKYNYYQLKALEEAGIGNIDRLPFSVRVLLESLIRQHDGHVIKDEHVQSLANWGKVKGEDVPFKPSRVILQDFTGVPAVVDLASLRKAMVDMGGSPDKINPEVPVDLVIDHSVQVDEYGTKNALQANMELEFERNAERYEFLNWAQKAFDNYRAVPPATGIVHQVNLEYIANVVHATENENGEIDAFPDTLVGTDSHTTMINGLGVLGWGVGGIEAEAGMLGQPSYFPAPEVIGVKFTGSFPNGTTATDLALKVTQVLREKKVVGKFVEFFGPGLQDMPLADRATISNMAPEYGATCGFFPVDKESLNYLRLTGRSEEQIALVEKYCKENSLWYSPDQADADFTELVEINLSELEPNLSGPKRPQDLIPLSAMKKSFNEAITAPAGNQGFGLDASEFDKEVEIKHPNGRESVMKTGAVAIAAITSCTNTSNPYVMLGAGLLAKKAVEKGLEVPAYVKTSLAPGSKVVTGYLEDAGLMPYLDQLGFNLVGYGCTTCIGNSGPLREEIEKAIADNDLTVSAVLSGNRNFEGRIHPLVKANYLASPPLVVAYALAGSVDVDLQNDPIGQDKDGNAVYFKDIWPSMEEVREQVERVVTPEIFRKQYENVFKSNEKWNAIETTDEPLYSWNDDSTYIQNPPFFEGLSKEPGKVEQLSGLRAIGKFGDSVTTDHISPAGAIAKDMPAGTYLQEKDVSPRNFNSYGSRRGNHEVMMRGTFANIRIKNQLAPDTEGGYTTYWPTGDVMPIYDAAMKYQQNDTGLVVLAGNDYGMGSSRDWAAKGTNLLGIKTVIAQSFERIHRSNLVMMGVLPLQFKEGEGADSLGLTGKETFEVQVDESVMPRDTVKVTATDEDGKVTEFEVIARFESEVEVDYYRHGGILQMVLRNKLA; encoded by the coding sequence ATGACTAATCAGAATCCATTTCAAGCAAAAAAGCAATTTGATCTGAACGGTAAAAAGTATAACTATTACCAGTTAAAGGCTTTGGAAGAAGCAGGAATTGGTAATATCGATCGTTTACCTTTTTCGGTTCGTGTCTTACTTGAATCGTTAATCCGCCAACACGATGGACATGTTATTAAAGACGAACATGTTCAGAGTCTAGCAAACTGGGGTAAAGTGAAAGGTGAAGATGTTCCATTCAAACCTTCTCGTGTTATTTTACAAGACTTTACCGGTGTTCCAGCAGTAGTTGACCTTGCTTCTCTACGTAAAGCAATGGTAGATATGGGTGGTTCACCTGATAAGATTAACCCAGAGGTACCGGTTGATCTCGTAATTGACCACTCTGTACAAGTAGATGAATATGGTACAAAGAATGCATTACAAGCTAACATGGAATTAGAATTTGAACGTAATGCAGAGCGTTATGAATTCTTAAACTGGGCACAAAAAGCTTTTGATAACTATCGTGCCGTTCCACCAGCAACTGGTATCGTACACCAGGTAAACCTGGAGTATATTGCAAATGTAGTACATGCTACGGAAAATGAAAATGGAGAAATTGATGCCTTCCCTGATACATTAGTGGGTACTGACTCACATACAACAATGATTAATGGTTTAGGAGTATTAGGTTGGGGTGTTGGTGGTATCGAAGCGGAAGCTGGAATGCTTGGACAACCTTCATACTTCCCTGCACCAGAAGTAATCGGTGTGAAATTTACCGGAAGCTTCCCTAATGGCACAACAGCTACTGACTTAGCGTTGAAAGTTACACAAGTTTTACGTGAGAAGAAAGTAGTAGGTAAGTTCGTTGAATTCTTTGGACCAGGTCTACAGGATATGCCTTTAGCAGATCGTGCTACTATTTCAAACATGGCGCCAGAATATGGTGCAACATGTGGTTTCTTCCCAGTAGATAAGGAGTCATTAAACTACCTTCGTCTAACTGGTAGAAGTGAAGAGCAAATCGCACTTGTAGAGAAGTACTGTAAAGAAAACAGCTTATGGTATTCACCAGATCAAGCAGATGCAGATTTTACAGAATTAGTGGAAATCAATCTTTCTGAACTAGAACCAAACCTATCTGGTCCTAAACGTCCACAAGACTTAATTCCGTTATCTGCAATGAAAAAGTCATTTAATGAAGCAATTACAGCTCCTGCTGGAAACCAAGGCTTTGGACTAGATGCTTCTGAATTTGATAAAGAAGTGGAAATCAAGCATCCAAATGGACGTGAATCAGTTATGAAAACTGGTGCGGTTGCGATTGCTGCAATCACATCTTGTACAAACACTTCCAACCCTTATGTTATGCTAGGAGCAGGTTTACTTGCGAAGAAAGCAGTAGAAAAGGGACTGGAAGTTCCAGCATATGTGAAGACTTCATTGGCACCTGGTTCAAAAGTTGTAACAGGATACTTAGAAGATGCAGGTTTAATGCCATACTTAGACCAATTAGGTTTCAACCTAGTAGGTTATGGATGTACGACATGTATTGGTAACTCTGGTCCATTACGTGAAGAAATTGAAAAAGCGATCGCGGATAACGATTTAACAGTTTCTGCTGTCCTTTCTGGTAACCGTAACTTTGAAGGTCGGATCCACCCATTAGTGAAAGCTAACTACTTAGCTTCTCCACCATTAGTTGTGGCATATGCACTAGCGGGATCTGTTGATGTTGACCTTCAGAATGATCCAATTGGTCAAGACAAGGATGGCAATGCTGTTTACTTTAAGGATATCTGGCCATCTATGGAAGAAGTACGTGAACAGGTAGAAAGAGTCGTAACACCGGAAATCTTCCGTAAGCAATATGAGAACGTATTTAAATCTAACGAAAAATGGAACGCAATCGAAACAACTGACGAACCATTATATTCTTGGAATGATGACTCTACTTATATTCAAAACCCTCCGTTCTTTGAAGGACTTTCAAAAGAACCTGGTAAAGTAGAGCAATTATCTGGACTACGTGCCATTGGTAAGTTTGGTGATTCGGTAACAACTGACCACATTTCGCCAGCAGGTGCGATTGCAAAAGATATGCCAGCAGGTACATACCTGCAAGAGAAAGATGTTTCTCCTCGTAACTTTAACTCTTATGGTTCTCGTCGTGGTAACCATGAAGTAATGATGCGTGGTACATTTGCAAATATCCGTATCAAGAACCAATTAGCACCAGATACGGAAGGTGGTTATACCACTTACTGGCCAACTGGTGATGTAATGCCTATCTATGATGCAGCAATGAAATATCAACAAAACGATACAGGACTTGTTGTTCTTGCTGGTAACGATTATGGTATGGGAAGCTCTCGTGACTGGGCTGCAAAAGGTACTAACTTATTAGGTATTAAAACAGTTATTGCACAGAGCTTTGAGCGTATTCACCGTTCAAATCTAGTAATGATGGGTGTGTTACCTCTTCAATTTAAAGAAGGTGAAGGTGCAGATTCACTAGGTTTAACTGGTAAGGAAACATTTGAAGTACAAGTTGATGAGTCTGTTATGCCACGGGACACCGTAAAGGTTACAGCTACAGACGAAGACGGCAAAGTAACAGAATTCGAAGTAATTGCACGTTTCGAAAGTGAAGTGGAAGTAGACTACTACCGTCACGGTGGTATCCTTCAAATGGTACTTCGTAATAAACTTGCTTAA
- a CDS encoding glutaminase has product MVQGAINQNTKLTKSWQQNYVDDWVKFYSKHTKEGELASYIPLLKQADKNHLGISIMGINGVTIESGDVGIPFTIQSISKVFTFIVACMERGVSYVLNRVDVEPTGEAFNSIMHLEMKKLKKPFNPFVNAGAITVTSLLNGKTSDEKLEPLFRLLEDILKYRPVLNVDIFKSESETSVRNRAIGYYLVETGYLESKLELTLETYFKQCSIEISLQDLAHLGMILANDGEDPKTQIEIIPRQVARLAKSLMLTCGMYDASGKFAAYVGIPAKSGVSGGIVAVAPPRARHEDLPFLEGCGIGVYGPALDKQGNSIAGIKLLRHIAKQWDLSIF; this is encoded by the coding sequence TTGGTACAAGGAGCTATTAATCAAAATACAAAATTAACGAAAAGCTGGCAACAAAATTATGTAGATGACTGGGTGAAATTTTATAGCAAACATACAAAAGAAGGGGAACTTGCTTCCTACATACCACTCTTAAAGCAAGCAGATAAGAATCACTTGGGAATTTCAATCATGGGTATTAACGGTGTTACCATTGAATCTGGAGATGTTGGCATTCCTTTTACGATACAAAGTATATCCAAAGTTTTTACCTTTATTGTAGCGTGTATGGAAAGAGGAGTTTCTTATGTGCTGAATCGAGTCGATGTGGAGCCGACTGGTGAGGCTTTTAATTCAATTATGCATTTAGAAATGAAAAAGCTCAAAAAGCCATTTAATCCATTTGTGAATGCTGGCGCAATTACCGTAACATCGCTATTGAACGGAAAAACATCTGATGAGAAACTAGAGCCGCTATTCCGGTTACTGGAAGATATTTTAAAGTACCGTCCTGTATTAAACGTTGATATATTTAAGTCGGAAAGTGAAACTTCGGTACGAAATCGAGCTATTGGATATTATCTAGTAGAAACTGGCTATCTGGAGTCAAAGCTAGAACTGACATTGGAAACTTATTTTAAACAATGTTCCATCGAAATTTCACTTCAGGATTTGGCACATTTAGGAATGATCTTAGCAAATGACGGTGAGGATCCTAAAACGCAGATTGAAATTATTCCAAGGCAAGTTGCTCGTTTAGCAAAATCATTGATGCTGACTTGTGGGATGTATGATGCTTCTGGGAAATTTGCTGCTTATGTTGGAATTCCAGCAAAAAGTGGTGTCTCTGGTGGAATTGTTGCAGTTGCTCCTCCAAGAGCAAGGCACGAAGATCTCCCTTTCCTTGAAGGGTGTGGAATTGGGGTCTATGGTCCTGCGCTCGATAAACAAGGCAATAGCATTGCAGGAATTAAGCTTCTCCGGCATATAGCAAAGCAATGGGATTTAAGTATATTTTAA
- a CDS encoding CBO0543 family protein, whose amino-acid sequence MTYQEGLDQIDKATQKMTEANQLTIESVMDAFLFTWQWWIALTMMIVPWIIWAIFRDRKNSALIFSAGLLIMVISEILDAFGVSYGKWAYPIKVIPLATVSFSFRLSVLPVFAMLLLQFKPQFNPFIKAIIFGGFGAYAGLPLLGMMDLYKKIDWSLTNSFIILILMYLLAHWFSRRASFEEINKNNEDSH is encoded by the coding sequence ATGACTTACCAGGAAGGATTGGATCAAATAGATAAAGCTACCCAGAAAATGACTGAAGCAAATCAGTTAACTATTGAATCTGTTATGGACGCTTTCTTATTTACGTGGCAATGGTGGATAGCATTGACTATGATGATTGTTCCTTGGATTATCTGGGCAATATTCCGTGACCGTAAAAATTCTGCTCTTATATTTTCCGCTGGTTTGTTGATAATGGTTATATCTGAGATTTTGGACGCGTTTGGTGTAAGTTATGGAAAATGGGCTTACCCAATAAAAGTTATCCCCCTGGCTACTGTAAGCTTTTCATTCAGATTATCGGTTTTGCCTGTATTTGCAATGCTGTTGTTACAATTTAAGCCTCAATTTAATCCATTTATAAAAGCAATTATCTTCGGTGGTTTTGGTGCATATGCAGGTTTGCCACTGTTGGGTATGATGGATTTATATAAGAAAATTGATTGGTCGCTTACAAATTCATTTATTATATTGATCTTAATGTATTTACTTGCACACTGGTTTAGCCGAAGGGCTTCCTTTGAAGAAATCAATAAAAATAACGAAGATAGTCATTAG
- a CDS encoding TlpA family protein disulfide reductase: MWKSVLSVSVVLILVVILIVTNFTNIGEKQSEPNIIDVTEDTSVEGVGITAPNVQQLQAGDQAPNFRLPDFSGDKVETFDVDQDYILLNFWATWCRPCLEEMPDLQTFENENKDTIKVVAVNTTNRETSIDKVKTFVEEGDFQFTVLLDEDDTVYEHYSIIGMPTSFIIRTSDQKIMKRINGAMTLDQMQDYLKELQS, translated from the coding sequence ATGTGGAAAAGTGTTTTATCGGTATCTGTTGTGTTGATTTTAGTTGTTATTTTGATAGTTACAAATTTCACAAATATTGGAGAAAAGCAATCTGAACCGAATATTATAGATGTTACAGAAGATACGTCTGTAGAAGGGGTAGGCATTACTGCACCAAATGTACAACAATTACAAGCTGGTGATCAGGCGCCCAATTTTAGATTGCCTGATTTTTCAGGTGATAAGGTGGAGACATTTGATGTGGACCAAGACTATATTTTACTAAATTTTTGGGCAACGTGGTGTAGACCTTGTCTCGAAGAAATGCCTGATTTGCAGACGTTTGAGAATGAAAATAAGGATACAATAAAGGTTGTTGCAGTAAACACTACGAATAGAGAAACTTCAATCGACAAAGTAAAAACATTCGTTGAGGAGGGTGACTTTCAATTTACTGTTTTATTAGATGAAGATGATACCGTCTATGAACATTATTCAATTATCGGTATGCCGACATCATTTATAATTAGAACAAGTGATCAAAAGATTATGAAACGAATTAATGGTGCTATGACATTAGACCAAATGCAAGATTACCTAAAAGAGTTACAGAGCTAG
- a CDS encoding AAA family ATPase, which translates to MFVLTIEWQEIEKKIQSWNSLDEIPPYNEIEILRILDKVEQATFSLQVDSEALLYSMLTFYRLKRNVTDDHLNKHLEQLKQESNHPMVADVQTLKHYLSIYNDMQETDLVQYHIRETDFDPVKLKKAKALLMEMARFSKLKSIHTASTSRIKKTYDQIFDQVEFIEDVAESMVYTLEQRKSTKEIQPYNEAVEKLSYYITLFYDALPSFIKDETTSDPLDELTKMIGLEEVKDYINHYYQYLKYQQKRKEAGFQMVDEQGLNMVITGNPGTGKTTIARLLANIYYRLGLLETNEVIEVNRSQLVGSFMGQSEENTLNYVKKALGGVLFIDEAYNLKREDQTGNDYGQAVIDTLVSSMTSKEYANKFAVIIAGYPDEMQHFLWSNQGLRSRFPDGNFIKLPDFSNEELLHIAEDAALQNDYFFTEQARHRFLSLIEKARVDESFGNARTVKDLVLKVIFHIGASHELPLEDNWLAHMRISEEDITALDDQKDSTEPMEQLEQLIGLDNVKEEVKKLSAFVQVQQKRKSLQLPTVPVQLHSVFSGNPGTGKTTVAKLFAQILKQCGLLKRGHLVVASRSDLVAGFVGQTATKTKNKIREALGGVLFIDEAYALYRGEKDFGKEAIDTLVDEMTKHNENIVIILAGYKNEMERFIASNPGLESRFKKYFHFQDYTKEELLEMVRFHVQEFQYQLDEDVTDYLLKQFEDSTISGNGRFIVNLINEAIQYQALRLDIETEQIEKLELLTKKDFELAWKSIRGTQQQ; encoded by the coding sequence ATGTTTGTGTTAACAATAGAGTGGCAAGAAATAGAGAAAAAAATTCAAAGTTGGAATTCACTCGATGAGATTCCACCATACAATGAAATAGAAATACTACGGATCCTGGACAAAGTTGAGCAAGCAACTTTTTCATTACAAGTAGATTCAGAAGCACTGTTATACAGTATGCTCACTTTTTATCGTTTAAAAAGAAACGTAACAGATGATCATTTAAATAAACATCTCGAACAATTAAAACAAGAAAGTAATCATCCGATGGTTGCAGATGTACAAACATTAAAACACTATTTATCAATCTATAATGATATGCAGGAGACCGATCTCGTGCAGTATCATATTCGTGAAACAGACTTTGATCCGGTTAAACTCAAAAAAGCTAAAGCACTCTTAATGGAAATGGCTCGTTTTTCAAAATTAAAATCAATCCATACAGCTTCAACCAGTCGTATCAAAAAAACATATGACCAAATTTTTGACCAGGTGGAATTTATTGAAGATGTAGCTGAATCAATGGTGTACACCTTAGAACAACGAAAATCAACGAAAGAAATTCAACCATATAATGAAGCAGTCGAAAAATTAAGCTATTATATTACACTTTTTTATGATGCTTTACCATCTTTCATTAAAGATGAAACTACTTCTGATCCATTAGATGAATTAACAAAAATGATTGGATTAGAAGAGGTTAAGGATTATATTAATCATTATTATCAATATTTAAAATATCAGCAAAAAAGAAAAGAAGCTGGGTTTCAAATGGTTGATGAACAAGGGTTAAATATGGTGATTACTGGAAATCCTGGAACAGGTAAAACAACGATTGCTCGCTTATTAGCTAATATTTACTATCGCCTTGGTCTGCTTGAAACAAATGAAGTGATTGAAGTGAACCGTTCGCAATTAGTCGGTTCCTTTATGGGGCAAAGTGAAGAGAATACATTAAATTACGTCAAGAAAGCTTTAGGTGGGGTACTTTTTATCGATGAAGCTTATAATTTAAAACGAGAAGACCAAACTGGTAATGATTATGGTCAAGCAGTTATTGATACACTGGTTTCCAGTATGACCAGTAAGGAATATGCTAATAAATTTGCGGTAATTATTGCAGGATACCCTGATGAAATGCAGCATTTTTTATGGTCGAACCAAGGGTTAAGAAGTCGTTTTCCAGATGGAAATTTTATTAAGCTGCCTGATTTCTCAAATGAAGAATTATTACATATTGCAGAGGATGCGGCCTTACAAAATGACTACTTTTTTACAGAACAGGCTCGACATCGCTTCTTATCCTTAATTGAAAAGGCACGTGTGGATGAATCATTTGGTAATGCTCGTACCGTTAAAGATTTGGTACTAAAAGTTATTTTCCATATCGGTGCAAGTCATGAATTACCATTAGAGGATAATTGGCTAGCCCATATGCGCATATCAGAAGAAGATATCACTGCACTTGATGATCAGAAGGATTCTACTGAGCCAATGGAACAGCTGGAACAATTAATTGGGCTCGATAATGTGAAAGAAGAAGTCAAAAAGTTATCTGCATTTGTTCAAGTACAACAAAAGCGCAAATCATTACAACTACCGACTGTACCTGTTCAATTACATTCCGTCTTTTCGGGTAATCCGGGTACTGGAAAAACGACAGTTGCCAAATTATTTGCACAAATTTTAAAACAATGTGGATTACTGAAACGAGGTCATCTGGTTGTAGCTTCAAGGAGCGATCTTGTCGCTGGATTCGTAGGTCAAACAGCAACGAAAACCAAGAATAAAATCCGTGAAGCTTTAGGTGGCGTATTGTTTATTGATGAAGCATATGCGTTATATCGAGGGGAAAAAGACTTTGGTAAAGAGGCGATTGATACGTTAGTTGACGAAATGACAAAGCATAATGAAAATATCGTGATTATCCTTGCCGGTTATAAAAATGAAATGGAGCGTTTCATTGCCAGTAACCCAGGATTGGAATCAAGGTTTAAAAAATATTTTCATTTTCAGGATTATACCAAAGAGGAACTTCTGGAGATGGTGCGATTTCATGTTCAAGAATTTCAATATCAGTTGGACGAAGACGTGACTGATTATCTGTTAAAGCAATTTGAAGATTCGACAATTAGCGGAAATGGCCGCTTCATTGTAAATCTAATAAACGAAGCGATACAGTATCAGGCATTACGGCTTGATATAGAAACAGAACAAATAGAGAAGCTAGAACTGTTAACGAAAAAAGATTTTGAATTAGCATGGAAATCTATTAGGGGGACGCAACAGCAATGA
- a CDS encoding acyl-CoA thioesterase — translation MKVTTPIKVRYQETDQMGVVYHANYLIWFEIGRTAFIEELGFKYHEMEAKGIVSPVVDANIQFKHPIRYGDDAYVETWLEKYNGIRTTYGYRIVDQDGKIAVSGETQHVIVKKDNFRPLSLKKQFPNWHEAYQKALESAK, via the coding sequence ATGAAAGTAACTACACCAATTAAAGTAAGATATCAGGAAACGGATCAAATGGGGGTCGTCTACCATGCCAATTATTTAATTTGGTTTGAGATAGGAAGGACAGCATTTATAGAAGAATTAGGCTTTAAATATCATGAAATGGAAGCAAAGGGTATTGTTTCCCCAGTTGTTGATGCCAATATTCAATTTAAGCATCCAATTCGTTATGGTGACGATGCCTATGTTGAGACGTGGCTGGAGAAATATAATGGCATTCGCACAACTTATGGATATCGAATTGTTGATCAGGACGGAAAAATCGCAGTTTCAGGAGAGACCCAACATGTTATAGTAAAAAAAGATAATTTTCGTCCACTGTCCTTAAAAAAGCAATTTCCCAATTGGCATGAAGCATATCAGAAAGCCTTAGAAAGTGCGAAATAA
- the yidD gene encoding membrane protein insertion efficiency factor YidD yields MAFIRFYQRFISPMFLPSCRFQPTCSNYSLECFQRFNLFKATYLSIKRILKCHPFHPGGFDPAPSKKTEH; encoded by the coding sequence ATGGCATTCATTCGTTTTTACCAACGTTTTATCAGTCCAATGTTTCTACCAAGTTGCCGGTTTCAACCAACTTGTTCAAACTATAGTCTGGAATGCTTTCAACGGTTTAACCTATTCAAAGCAACCTATTTATCCATCAAAAGAATATTAAAATGCCATCCATTTCACCCTGGAGGCTTTGATCCTGCCCCCAGTAAAAAGACCGAGCACTAA
- the folE2 gene encoding GTP cyclohydrolase FolE2 produces MKDFSTKQLPSKTERHKLFGSVEPGEKTKPTEKEKMPDLQNTKKDFLFDIDQVGISNVKHPIQVSSKVKPETQTTIGTFKMTSSIKKSHKGTNMSRFTEMIQNYSNGNSFELSVSTLKQFTREMADRLEQDDNQITVAFPWFFERSGPSSNMTGMNHADAEITMIYDKNSGYNITVSLEGTITTLCPCSKEISEYSAHNQRGNVKMTAELTSDYQEDDVDWKQALLEAAESNASARIHPVLKRPDEKMVTEQAYENPRFVEDMVRLVAADLYELPFIEKFTVTCQNEESIHLHDAVASITYDKALHRPR; encoded by the coding sequence ATGAAAGATTTTAGCACCAAACAACTTCCAAGCAAAACAGAAAGACATAAATTGTTTGGCTCAGTTGAACCAGGTGAAAAAACGAAACCAACTGAAAAAGAAAAAATGCCCGATTTACAAAATACAAAAAAAGACTTTTTATTTGATATAGATCAAGTCGGAATTTCCAATGTCAAACACCCGATACAAGTTTCAAGTAAGGTGAAGCCTGAAACGCAAACGACCATTGGGACATTTAAAATGACTTCTTCGATTAAGAAGAGTCACAAAGGGACAAACATGAGCCGCTTTACCGAAATGATACAAAACTATAGTAATGGAAATTCGTTCGAGTTGTCCGTTTCAACATTAAAACAATTTACTAGGGAAATGGCAGATCGATTAGAACAGGATGATAATCAAATTACAGTCGCTTTTCCATGGTTCTTCGAGCGTAGCGGACCATCATCTAACATGACTGGTATGAATCATGCAGATGCAGAAATCACGATGATTTATGATAAAAATTCAGGATATAACATTACAGTGTCACTTGAAGGTACGATTACTACATTGTGTCCTTGTTCAAAAGAAATCAGTGAGTATAGCGCGCATAATCAACGTGGTAACGTCAAGATGACTGCAGAATTAACGTCTGACTACCAAGAGGATGACGTTGACTGGAAACAAGCGTTATTAGAAGCTGCGGAAAGCAATGCAAGTGCACGTATTCATCCAGTATTAAAGCGACCCGATGAAAAAATGGTCACCGAGCAAGCTTACGAAAACCCTCGCTTTGTGGAAGATATGGTTCGGTTAGTGGCGGCAGATTTATATGAATTGCCGTTCATTGAAAAGTTCACGGTAACATGTCAAAATGAAGAATCCATTCATTTACATGATGCTGTTGCATCCATTACGTATGATAAAGCACTTCATCGCCCGAGGTGA